The following nucleotide sequence is from Zea mays cultivar B73 chromosome 1, Zm-B73-REFERENCE-NAM-5.0, whole genome shotgun sequence.
GACAACTTTAGTTGAAATTTGTAGATTTtattatccacaagatctaatatagtatatatatataagttGTCGCCGCTCATTCTGCTGCTTCGCGTGATCACCTTCTTTGGACTTTGGTTGTGGGGCTATGGTAGAGGCAAGTCAAGTAGTTAGTGGCAATTTGCAGCTGCCTAGCCAGACAATACGATGAAGTATAAAGGGTGAGGTTCAGATATCAGCGTCTGCAAGCGAATTAGGTTTGACGTTTAATGTATTGATTGGTCATTTAacgaatattttatctttttttgTCTCCTTTAGACTTTGGTTGACATACTACACTAGAGTTATGGATCATATATTACTAACTATTATATTAAATCTGTGATTAATTGCGCTGCATAAAATTTAGAGTATATATATTTACACGTAAAATTTCAACTATATATATTATATTGTATATGTCACATCCTTGGCCCCCTCCCGGCCCGCCCCCATATATATATACGGTGTTTATTATAATAGTATTCGTTTATAATATAATAGTACTATCTTGGTACCGGAAGAAATCAGTTTCTAAAATTACCATAAGTTTTTTTATGTTCGACTAAATTTATATAAAATAGTATAAATATTTATAATACcagataaatatatatatttaatgTTATTAATTTAGTTTTTACGCTGTTCTCGGCAAACTTGGCCAAATATAAAATATGACTTAATAACTTTAGGAAACAGAATATTCAGGTGGTAGACTGGGACATTCCTGGAACAATATACTTTGACCAATAGATTTTGTTTTCCACCTTCACACGTATAACATTGTCCCTGCTAATAGATCTCATGTATCGTACTCATAAAGAGTGAAAGATTTCCATTATACTACAAGGTTTAAGTAGAAGTACTACCAGATCTAAAAGAGGGTCATTCCAGATTTAAAACTTGATTAGGCTTATAAAAATGTACTATcaatatttatatatttaatgtgattaattataaatatatattatatattttATCTAATAATATTTATTCCACCTCATGTCGATATATTTTAATATATATTCGATTAAGTGTAATATTTGTTGATTTCTCGAAAAAATTAAATGACAAATAATTTTTTTCCAGAAGGGAGGTGGTACAAGATAGTACTCCTTTGCTAGAAAATAGAAGGGtttatctatactatacttaaagcaccagtttcaacgatcGTCACGCgtcattttttacaaataacccctcacagctatttcaaattaacccgatgcacgcctatagatggccaaacagcGGGTCAGCACGGACCAGACgcccgcgggccacaactctggcccagacacgtcatgccgacctgctgactgtgtcgggccagcccgtcggcccatttgattaaatgagtgtaaaatgttaaaaaacggtgcaggaggtggATTCAAGCCCATGcactgatggaagaagggcgagaGACACTGTGTGGAGCTACCTAACCATTAAACATCGTACTCAGATGTTTTTTAatgttgaatataaattgtatatatgtatatacgttttttttgtaaaataaaaaatatataatcgtgtcgggcagGGTCAGCACTACAGACCGAGGTTAAAACCCAAGTACGGCACGACGTTCTTGACTCTTGCAAGAATTAGGTCGTTTctaagaccacattggcgcaatggactcaatagtgtttgaggttgctgaattggatgaagCAACAATGATttatcacactaacagtaaaatgaaaggttttttgttggttttaaacgttagtaattgctatgaagtaatataatttatatggagcgcattaagtttttattgatgcctgactttagtaatcactccatattttgatctatcttttttataagtttgagttcatgtgacttattttagaaacttgagctcacaaactttctcttatctggtctctgtatggtggaattatgtcgttTTATAATATATGTTCGTTTAGTTAGTCGTTATGAAATTTTTTCTAATCgatcacttcattggtcgtgttttaccaagacatatttgatggagtaaacaataacatcagttagctaaatcaaaaaaaattatacagagagcagatacaatcaataaaaaatcttgaattttttcgGTGGATGGTTTACATGGGTATTGTTATaagtcgtcgcaacgcacgggcaaccgactagtgagTTATAAACGGACAGAGGTGAGAGGTGTGTCATAGAAAAAACCTTTCGATCTACCCCGTTAGATATATAATACACCTACGACCTCAATATGACAATATAGTTACAATTAAACCTTTTGATTGCAATGTTGCCTCTCACAATAAATACGAAGAGAGAGACTTATCTCAACCATCATATGCTACACGATTAACCTAGTTGAGGGCACATGTAGTGGTGAGACCGTGCCACCGGAGGCCTTCCTGCTCCAAGAGCATCTTAGGGTGCATTTGGTTGAGGAGTGGAGAAGAATAGAATGACTATATTTTAATTTTCTGGATGTTTAGTTTCCAACAAAATAAGAGTGGAACGGCTCTTAGATCTTCATATGAAAATTTATTATAAGTAGTTGGAACGCTCCCGCTCCATAAAAACGATCGGATGCGAGCGCTCTCCTGAACACGCGCGCTCTCATTCCTCTCCTCGCCTCTACACTCATATAGCTCTCGAACCAAACAAAGAATAAAATGTCTCCGCTTTATtttactcttcaaccaaacaaaaaatggaaTCACTCTGATCTTTTTGTCAAACACGGAATAGAACCCTCTACACTCATATAGCACATAAATCCCTAACTTGTAGGACTCTAGGGTTGACAGACATGAGACTTAACCCCTATGGCATAGGTCCCCGATGATGCCAAGCTGGCATTAAATCAAGCATGTTATGGATCTACCTTATGCTGACGAAGTTCTAGATGATGTTTTGCTTGTATTCGGGAGTATGACTTCTCGTTGACGTTGACAAAATGTTTTAATTGTGCAAGATTAGCAAGTGAGAGTATAACACACATTAGTCGTGATAGATCCCACATTGTCGATAACTAAAATGGCGTGTTCTATGAAGTTGTTAAAATGTGAAAATGGACCTCACAGTTTTGTTCCTCTCGCTGAGATGGTAAAAAAACATATATGGAAAATCCAATTCGGAGTCCAGATGAATAAGTTACGTGCTTGAGAAGATGTTCCAGTTCCAGCATCAAAACTCTTCGAAACTAAAAATCCTGCTTCAGTGCGATGAGTCATCTCCAAGTCAgaagttctaatattgaaaagttCCAATAAGCGTTAGAACTTTCTGACAAACCTAAAAAAGGACCATGTCCGAATATTATCTTTCATCCCTCGCGAGAAACTTGGGGTGTGTTTGGTTGTAGGACAGGGACGTCCCCTGACGTCCTCTCTTGTCTCTCTAATTTTGAGGGATAACTGGGACAACACTGGATAGTCTTATCTCAACCCTTAAGACTCtgaaccaaacaaccttatttgaGGGATCGTCCCACTCTATCTCgtcctgtcattgcaaccaaacgcaTCCTTGAAGAATACGTCTTGAAAAGGTTTTGCAGCATACTGAGATAAGACCATCTCTCTATATATTTGAGGATCATGACCAATTAAGTATTCCAATATCCAATCAAACATTTTTATATATGTTACTTCTTTTGTTGCAGTCTCTTTTAACCTCTATATTGATGTTCATCGCTTGATCCGACGATAAGGGATGTCACTCTGGCTTGCCAACCAAATATAGGAAATCTCACGATGTCTATGCCTAATGGGGTTGCTTTGGGGCGAGAGCTTCGTTAGTTCCATTGTCATGAGAGCTTCTATGGTTTCTTTGCCAGTTTGTCTAGAAACTCGTCGTTCTTCCTCACATAAATATTATTGATTATTCTTTGATACTTTGCTAGTAAATCTTGCGTTCTTCGCTATAAAAGCATGTCAATTACCCGCTATGTTATTCGGTTCGTAGCGATCCAAACGATCTAGCTATAGCTGATTCTTATACCGGCTGATTGGTTCCCCGGCGGTAGCGCGCCTGCTTCAAGCGGGCCTGAACCGCGAGAGATGCCCACTCTCTACATCTCCACACGTCCAGGCCAGACATTGAAAAATAACCTAAACTGCACGCGCGCATGCAGAGCGCTGGACCAAGGCGCAGGCAACCGAACATGGGCTTGCGCGATCAATGCATGACGGGAGCCTGGGCGCGTGGGTCACAGCAACCAATCAGGTTGATAGAGATGAATAGGAGAGAGTATGGCTAATTGTTTGAACAAATTATATTAAGTTTGGTGTGGTCCAAGTTTGACAAAATAAGAAAGCAAATGTTGTGCCTGTGCATGCATTTCAATCTTAAAGACGTTGTTTTTAGTCCTGGAACAGAACATGGAGTAGATCTTGAAAGATATGTCTCAGAAACATTGCACCTACTACCAGTTCTCCTTCAAAGAAAAGCCATATAGGAAAGTCAACCGGTAGTACTTGGCTTGTGCTGCCTGTTGCTCGCCTGTGCTCTGGTCCTGAACCACAGCCCCAGATTACAAAGATCTCAAGAACAGCCATACGAATCTTGACGTGCCCCAAACTGCCAACCCACAACATCTCATCACCACATTGCTGCAGTCTTCAGTGCTTGCTCGTAATAATCATACTAGGCCTTCGATCTGCATCTTCCTAGCAAAGGAACTGGGATATGTTTACAGCTCATATATCCCCCGGACCCCCGGCACTGCATACTAGATCTCTCCAGAGTCCAGTCCTCCCTCGACCTCCCATGTACCATGCACACAACACAGCTGCTGCTCAAAGAGCCACATGCCTAGTAGATTCTAGTCTTGGTAGCTagccagagagagagagagagagagagagagagagagcagagcagagcagagcagagcagagcaaGCAACCAAACCAAGAAGAAAAGGCAAGAAGAGGTTTAGGCTAGCGGGGAGGAGGAGAGCCGGCGCACAATGCATCAGCAACAGCACCAGGAGCGGCCGCGGGAGGTGTACCGCGAGTGCATGCGCAACCACGCGGCGAAGCTCGGGACATACGCTTCTGACGGATGCTGCGAGTACACCCCCGACGACGGCCAGCCCGCACCGATGCTCTGCGCCGCCTGCGGCTGCCACCGCAACTTCCACCGGAAGACGTTCCTGGACGCCGCGGCGGGGGCGCACGGCGCGATGCTGCCCTCCCCTGCTGGCGCCTCCCCGGGCTACGGCAGTGGCACGCACCACACTGCGACTACTGCGGCCGGCATGGGCGGTGACGCCGGCGCGCACGGCTCCGGGGGCAGGCGGCGGACGCGGACAAAGTTCACGGAGGAGCAGAAGGAGTGCATGGCGCGGTTCGCGGAGCGGCTCGGCTGGCGGATGCCCAAGCGGGagcccggccgcgcgccgggggaCGACGAGGTGGGCCGCTTCTGCCGAGAGATCGGGGTCACCAGGCAAGTCTTCAAGGTGTGGATGCACAACCACAAGTCCGGCGGCGGCAGCggaggcgccggcgccggcgccggcggggCCGCTCAGACGTCGTCGTCCACGACGCGTGGCGGCGGGAGCGGCGCCGTTGGAGGAGGCGGGAGCATGTCTCCGGCGATTTGCGCGGACGTCGAGGACGACGAGGAGGTGATGAGGGGCAGTGGAATGTGCATGTAGTCGCGCCCGCGCTGCATATGTGGCTCGCGCGGCGGCAATGGCATGGCCTGGCTGGCTGGCTGCGAACCTGCGACCGATCATCGATGATTAACCAAGCCTTTTGCTGCTAATTCCTTTCGGTGATTTTGCTTCTATGAGTTGATTAATTGTTGATGATATGAAATATTCATTGTTATAAAGGCTTTGCTAATTGATGTTTTGTCATTGTGATCATCATTCAGACCATTATTGATATGTTCGTGATCTCTGGCCTCCTTGCTAACTGTCGCCATGAAATTTTAAGTTTGGTAACAAACTGTTGACActtttttggaggcgccaatcactcaaaagaaccggcggcggtgctctctggtcaggcgcggacggtccgcggcacagagccggacggtccgcgacctggcgcgaggcggcggtgctccctggtcagacgcggacggtccgcggcacagggccggacggtccgcgacctggtgcaggagctaggatcctctgcctgacggccggacggtccgcgccctagggcctgacggtccgcgcgtgcgcaggggcggcggaagatcgccggcggcgcctggatctcgctcccgggagggaccccgtcggggaggagagatcctaggagttgtctaggctcagacagaccgacctagactcctctaatcgacgtagagtcgaggagatgcagagaatttggggattggaatactaaactagggctaaactagaactagactagaactactcctaattgtgctggaaataaatgcgagatagaagtggtattggttcgattgttgggggttcaatcggctgtagcccttcatctatataaagggggaggtctggatccgtttccaactgtttcccgacttaatcccgcggttttagtaaCAAAtctcgcgagaaactaggaaccctaactgactctgcgtgcgcgcggaccgtccgcgccaccaccgcggacagtccggaccgcggaccgtccggcctcggggccggaccatccgcactgctctttttagagctcaacatatgccccctgtcttttggtgaaggttgacgaaccaaaagcatatgaactaaacctgatgtaggtcaccggcttttcgatatggagattattcaatacagcaccaatataaaggccgtttcggattgtatctttctcggccataaccatttgatcaatggatcaaaaggaatagaatggaggtgccccccagtctggatagacgaagggactatacatgtaccatggattcatcatcgtgtcattccatgtttgaacaggataatataccgacgatgagtaaataggtggaaagtaccctggtctcatagaatgaataggcgatgcttgttgtgtcgcctttcgggtcgttttgtttgaccgttttgttttagcaggtgaccggggtttctttgttgaccgatcacgtggaacagtctttttgctattatttttggagagcaactgatcaaaagtaggatcggctttgatcagccgattatatgtgctttgaccttgcgtctttttccttgctttgtgtagaGACTGACGCCTTTGGTTATaggtggactgtccggctgagttagccggaccgtttgtctgagcaccggattgtccgcacgtaggtgccggaccatctacgatgctggggctaggctgatgtgtttggtttattaactgtgcctgccccccggcgtcttcggaccttttagccttctcgtccgaagcctttcgagTAATCTATTTTTGTGATATATCTGACATGCGAGGATTGTTGAtgacgatgcccttgcctttgcctttatcggccatttcgggccgaaccaagacctttttgcatgtgagttctattgtattaacaggaaagagttgtgtgtctacttgcatctcctgaaaagccaatcgaccctcatttatggctgattgtatctgtcgacgaaaaacattacaatcattggtggcatgagaaaaggaattatgccacttacaataagcacgcctctttaattcatcaggaggaggaatagtatgagttaatttaatgttgccgtttttcagtaactcgtcaaatattttatcgcatttggcaacattaaaagtaaacttaacttcctcttgtcgattctttcgaatcgactgtaaagcagaacacgctgaaggtttagcctgtcctggccaaaccagttcggcggtgtatacatccgtggattcatcgtccgaattatcgtatcccactagatgcatcttatggctagccgattttgatgtttccttatttcggctttcacaggtcatagcccgctggtgtaagtgcactagtgaaaagaattgggtgccatctaatttttcttttaagtagcgtcgcaacccattgaaagctagccctgtcagttgtttttctgcgacatgaatctgaaagcatcggtttctagtgtcccggaatctccggatatagtcattaaccgattcttcaggcccctgtcggactgaagctaagtcagccaattctaactcatgttttcctgagaagaagtgttcatgaaatttctgctctaattcttcccaagagttaatagaatTTGGTGGCAAAGAtgcgtaccatgcaaatgcagtatcagtaagggacaacgagaataaacgaacgcggtaggcttccccatcagccaattctcccaagtgtgctatgaattgtcttatatgttcgtgtgtgcttttcccactttcaccagaaaacttagagaagtctggtattctagttccccgtgggtatggcacggtgtcgaatcggtggctataaggcttccgatacgattgccatgtacctgacacactaacaccaagtttgtccctgaacatcccggctacctcgtctctgaccctctctgccatgtctggcgaccatccattaagtttgtgggtggagatttcaggttgcctgacattactctgtcggctttcctcccaggtatgtttaaggtgtgtgttaggtgtcctattaatgtcaccagctcctgccctatacccctcaggctctcttgtggccgaatagtattcagccctatgtccatgaggtggtatggcatgattataatgtgttgctggtggggcaccataatgttgctgcgatgaatgtgggaactgtgcgtattgcgcagctctcagctctgcgtatgcatatccggacggtccggcgtaagaggccaaatggtccgcgacctggccaaatggtctgaaggtatatccggattgtccagccgtatatggtgctacgtgggtagtctcgtacccagaccgtctgtcgtaaagaatcggacggtccgcgatcgggccgaatggtccagggctgtacccggatggatcggccatatatggtgtgacttggcagtctgcgcatggactcgtgtagagtcggatggtccaacgtaatacgtcggccggttcatgccatatccggacggtccggcgtaagatggcggacggtccgcaacatatccggacggtctggcgtgatgcaccggacggtccgtgatggggccgaagtgttcagggttgtatcctgatggtccggccatgtacggtgcgacctgagtgctttgtgtgcgggcctgcatctggtcggacggtccggcgaaatacgccggacggtccgcggtataaccggactgtctgagatgatgctcggatggtccggtcgcgtccagtacctgccgcgtgcctagtggttgcggctgtgatggtgacacgaaagcgtgcatcggcataccatatgatggctgggtcaaaggtgacccgtttacagccgatgtgtttgacgtgggtggcactgtattagactctcgcgatggaaaattaggagcagctgatttctcgtatgcacgtaaatgcattttaatagattcatctacatattgctttaactgatctcctcgttgatccatgaaagtcgtaagagatagatctggagtacttacagcgggaccctgcattggaggtaggagagattccatatcgatctccccttgacggacgatcttctggtggcgatccaccgtgaagtgtgacaagtacttgtccgccgcctccttgcgccgttcggagagtttatgcagtagttccgcctcttccttgtcgcgttgttcgttccattgccgcatcacctccttctcatcgcgcattacgaggtcttcaaagggcctttggtcatcagccgggagcgcctccatggccggcttgatgatgttggtagtggagatcttggtgtgatccttagaaccggccatttatgggccgatttttagcagatctagacacctattccctagcggagtcgccaaaaagtatgttgacacctttttggaggcgccaatcactcaaaagaaccggcggcggtgctctctggtcaggcgcggacggtccgcggcacagagccggacggtccgcgacctggcgtgaggcggcggtgttccctggtcagacgcggacggtccgcggcacagggccggacggtccgcgacctggtgcaggagctaggatcctctgcctgacggccggacggtccgcgcgtgcgcaggggcgatagaagatcgccggcggcgtcttgatctcgctcccgggagggaccccgtcggggaggagagatcctaggagttgtctaggctcgggcagaccgacctagactcctctaatcgacgtagagtcgaggagaggcagagaatttggggattggaatactaaactagggctaaactagaactagactagaactactgagagcacctagagggggggtgaataggtgatcctgtgaaaacttaaacttatagccacaaaaacttgttaagtgttagcacaataattgccaagtggctagagaggagtctcaacaaaacacaataccacaagagatcaaacacagagatgacacagtggtttatcccgtggttcggccaagaccaacgcttgcctactccacgttgtggcgtcgcaacggacgagggttgcaatcaacccctctcaagcggtccaaagaccaacttgaataccacggtgttttgctttgcctttcaatatcccgtttgcgaggaatctccacaacttggagcctctcgcccttacacttaagattcacaaagaaatacggagtaagggagaaactagcaacgcacacaagactcaaaatcagagcaacagcacgcacacaagtcgcaacaagagctcgcaacacaactcaatgagttcacaactcaacaagagctctagatgctatcacaataaaCCAAAtgtgtggaatcgatgtcttggtgcttaggaatgttgtagggatgcttggtattctcctccgtgcgcctaggggtcccttttatagccccaaggcagctaggagccgttgagagcaatccaggaaggctgatcttgccttctgtcgactggcgcaccggacagtccggtgcacaccggacactgtccggtgcctgatttccttccttaaacagcgcattcgaccattgcagatctgggagccgttggcgcaccggacatgtctggtgcacaccggacagtccggtgaattttagtcgtacgccgtcggcgaattcccgagagcggccacttcgctcgaggcaacctggcgcaccggacactgtccggtgcaccaccggacagtccggtgccccagaccgaaacagcctcttggctgtacacagccaactcttctcttctcttcttctttctgtttctgatacttagacaagtatattagtacacaaaaccaatgtactaagacttagaaacatacctttgctcttgatttgcactttgtccatccatgggcatagattcatatttaagcacttgtgttggcactcaatcaccaaaatacttagaaatggcccaaaggcacatttccctttcaactactcctaattgtgctggaaataaatgcgagatagaagtggtattggttcgattgttgggggttcaatcggtcgtagcccttcatctatataaagggggaggtctggatccgtttccaactgtttcccgagttaatcccgcggttttagtaacaaatcccgcgagaaactaggaaccctaactgactctgcgtgcgcgcggaccgtccgcgccaccaccgtggacagtccggaccgcggaccgtccggcctcggggccggaccgtccgcactgctctttttagagctcaacatatgcccccctgccttttggtgaaggttgacgaaccaaaagcatatgaactaa
It contains:
- the LOC103643913 gene encoding zinc-finger homeodomain protein 11 — encoded protein: MHQQQHQERPREVYRECMRNHAAKLGTYASDGCCEYTPDDGQPAPMLCAACGCHRNFHRKTFLDAAAGAHGAMLPSPAGASPGYGSGTHHTATTAAGMGGDAGAHGSGGRRRTRTKFTEEQKECMARFAERLGWRMPKREPGRAPGDDEVGRFCREIGVTRQVFKVWMHNHKSGGGSGGAGAGAGGAAQTSSSTTRGGGSGAVGGGGSMSPAICADVEDDEEVMRGSGMCM